In Streptomyces sp. NBC_01717, one DNA window encodes the following:
- a CDS encoding PP2C family protein-serine/threonine phosphatase, giving the protein MARLGAAWNWVGKRGRLLPAILLLIAVLIDLSTPRTVSAAALYAAAILSAAPLLSLRGTVLTGVFALLMDWMMFRYFGYRRSAIAISELIMVATVTVVAGFLNRVLYHRKMQLESVRDIAAAVQRAVLPHPPDRIGPLRFAARYEAAQADAQIGGDLYVVVDTPFGVRCVIGDVRGKGIGAVRAVALGIGTFREAAVHEPTLTGLVERLEQALVLEAQQSGILTELEGFVTGVVVEFPRWGDKVRLVNRGHPAPLLIVGDTVQYVEPGRRSLPLGYGALDAAPECVDTVTFPEGATLLLYTDGLIEARDETGTFYDPIGKCTGHRYADPDALLDALIADHCRHTGGRRTDDMALLAITHAPNNP; this is encoded by the coding sequence GTGGCAAGGCTGGGAGCGGCGTGGAATTGGGTGGGGAAGCGGGGCCGCCTGCTGCCGGCCATCCTGCTTCTCATTGCCGTATTGATTGACCTCAGCACGCCTCGCACCGTCAGCGCTGCGGCCCTCTATGCGGCTGCGATCTTGTCGGCCGCTCCACTGCTGTCTCTGCGGGGCACCGTTCTCACCGGAGTGTTTGCGCTCCTCATGGACTGGATGATGTTCCGCTATTTCGGCTATCGCCGGAGTGCGATCGCGATCAGCGAGCTGATCATGGTTGCGACAGTGACCGTGGTCGCAGGCTTCCTCAATCGCGTCTTGTACCACCGGAAAATGCAGCTGGAGTCCGTACGTGACATTGCCGCGGCTGTTCAGCGTGCTGTCCTGCCACACCCTCCGGACAGAATCGGTCCGCTGCGCTTTGCCGCACGTTACGAGGCTGCTCAGGCGGATGCGCAGATCGGCGGGGACCTCTACGTAGTGGTCGACACTCCGTTCGGCGTGCGCTGCGTCATCGGCGATGTGCGTGGCAAGGGGATAGGGGCAGTCAGGGCGGTCGCGCTCGGCATCGGGACTTTTCGGGAGGCAGCCGTGCACGAGCCCACCCTGACCGGTCTCGTGGAACGGCTGGAGCAGGCCCTCGTCCTCGAGGCTCAGCAGTCAGGGATCCTGACCGAGCTCGAAGGGTTCGTCACCGGCGTAGTGGTCGAGTTCCCCCGGTGGGGAGACAAAGTTCGGTTGGTCAACCGCGGCCACCCGGCGCCCCTGCTCATCGTGGGAGACACGGTGCAGTATGTCGAGCCCGGTAGGCGAAGTTTGCCCCTGGGCTATGGGGCCCTCGACGCCGCCCCTGAGTGCGTCGACACGGTGACGTTCCCCGAGGGGGCCACTTTGCTGCTCTACACCGATGGACTCATCGAAGCCCGGGACGAGACGGGTACCTTTTACGATCCGATCGGCAAGTGCACGGGCCATCGCTATGCCGACCCGGATGCTCTACTCGACGCTCTGATTGCCGACCACTGCCGACACACCGGTGGCCGGAGAACTGATGACATGGCGCTGCTGGCCATCACCCATGCACCCAACAACCCGTGA
- a CDS encoding LacI family DNA-binding transcriptional regulator: MVSLSGTEPRKVTINDVARSAGVSRQTVSRALNDKDEIDGSTKQRVLDAAHELGYRPSRFARGLVRQDTTTIGLVIPDLLNPFFTEVAAGALEAARARGWHVVVYDTADRAEEELGTLQVIASQVDAVVGYFSCSEDELELFTRGVPVVLIGREHHTARFSSIRIDGEAGVHAAVAHLVAAGHELIGMLDHDGRTEPSIRREWFTTAAAAYGIEAGMVVGADQSADGGGEALKTLLTAHPDVTAVFTFNDIIAIGVLREARRLGRSVPQDLAVIGFDGLQLGSLVEPPLSSIALDTRKLGALAIDQVARLLTGMNPLGADDLVVRAELRLGGSA, from the coding sequence ATGGTGTCGTTGTCGGGGACGGAACCCAGGAAGGTCACGATCAATGACGTCGCCAGGTCCGCCGGGGTGTCCCGTCAGACCGTGTCGCGGGCGCTCAACGACAAGGACGAGATCGACGGCTCCACCAAACAGCGCGTGCTCGACGCCGCCCATGAGCTCGGCTACCGGCCGAGCCGGTTCGCCCGCGGTCTGGTCCGGCAGGACACCACCACCATCGGGCTGGTGATCCCGGACCTGCTCAACCCGTTCTTCACCGAGGTCGCCGCGGGCGCTCTGGAGGCGGCCCGCGCCCGCGGCTGGCATGTCGTCGTATACGACACCGCGGACAGGGCCGAAGAGGAACTCGGTACGCTGCAGGTGATCGCCTCGCAAGTGGATGCGGTCGTGGGCTACTTCAGCTGTTCCGAGGACGAACTCGAGCTGTTCACCCGCGGTGTCCCGGTGGTGCTCATCGGCCGTGAGCACCACACGGCGCGGTTCAGCTCGATCCGGATCGACGGCGAGGCGGGCGTCCATGCCGCGGTCGCGCACCTGGTCGCCGCAGGCCATGAACTCATCGGCATGCTCGACCACGACGGCCGCACCGAGCCGAGCATCCGGCGCGAGTGGTTCACCACGGCCGCGGCGGCGTACGGGATCGAAGCCGGCATGGTGGTCGGCGCGGACCAGTCGGCCGACGGCGGCGGAGAGGCGCTCAAGACCCTGCTCACCGCCCATCCCGATGTCACCGCAGTCTTCACCTTCAACGACATCATCGCGATCGGCGTCCTGCGCGAGGCGCGCCGGCTCGGCAGGAGCGTTCCGCAGGATCTCGCCGTGATCGGCTTCGACGGCCTGCAGCTCGGATCCCTCGTCGAGCCCCCACTCTCCAGCATCGCGCTCGACACGCGAAAGCTCGGCGCGCTCGCCATCGACCAGGTCGCACGGCTGCTGACCGGGATGAACCCGCTCGGGGCCGACGACCTCGTCGTCCGGGCCGAGCTGCGGTTGGGCGGGTCCGCTTAA